The proteins below are encoded in one region of Huiozyma naganishii CBS 8797 chromosome 7, complete genome:
- the KNAG0G03490 gene encoding uncharacterized protein (similar to Saccharomyces cerevisiae YML119W; ancestral locus Anc_8.852) encodes MYKRTLNNKSSVQGEGYGLPNRRDAGLRQAGGGGGYVAAGVVPGTKNYNVGGAYQNYHPTLYHTANNQTLYPVVNQSMNHPSVYHAANQPNYTTYPTVRQPRRQVKEATAAVSAPTVPSSSGDLACILNRYFTEDIVQLDRLRGADGKLRPLVASVKRQSKPGNSGNCVKLLRPLERHTKQRTTALNSLFVSKTSSIRGEPLLLFAGKRPVYTLSDLQNMELVKGADRPTETVEPRQVEEKNVTGSKRPVDQVASGGGHNDSFDLSFDGKAMDRSDIFRMVDSFSIAPDEDDDEDPSPTGRQVPRNILPAEITNDSF; translated from the coding sequence ATGTACAAGAGAACGCTGAATAATAAGTCGTCAGTGCAGGGGGAGGGCTACGGTCTCCCGAACAGGAGGGATGCTGGGTTAAGGCAggctggtggtggtggtggttaTGTAGCAGCCGGGGTAGTCCCCGGAACAAAGAACTACAATGTCGGCGGAGCGTACCAGAATTACCATCCGACACTGTACCACACTGCGAACAACCAGACTCTGTACCCTGTGGTCAATCAGTCGATGAACCATCCATCGGTGTACCACGCTGCAAACCAACCTAACTACACAACGTATCCTACTGTGAGGCAGCCACGGCGACAGGTTAAAGAAGCTACGGCGGCAGTATCTGCACCTACGGTTCCATCCAGCTCCGGTGACTTAGCGTGTATTCTAAACAGATACTTTACAGAGGATATCGTGCAGCTAGACAGGTTAAGGGGCGCCGATGGGAAGTTAAGACCTCTCGTTGCCTCTGTCAAGCGGCAGTCGAAACCGGGCAACAGCGGAAACTGCGTCAAGTTGCTGAGACCGTTGGAACGCCACACGAAGCAGCGTACCACGGCTCTCAATTCTTTGTTTGTGAGCAAAACAAGCTCTATACGGGGCGAACCGTTGCTGCTCTTTGCTGGGAAGAGGCCCGTTTACACTCTATCGGACTTGCAAAACATGGAACTAGTCAAGGGGGCAGACCGACCTACAGAAACTGTCGAACCGCGACAagtggaggagaagaatGTCACTGGGTCAAAGAGACCAGTGGACCAAGTGGCCAGCGGAGGGGGCCACAACGACAGCTTCGATCTCAGTTTCGACGGCAAAGCCATGGACAGAAGCGATATATTCCGTATGGTCGATTCCTTCAGTATAGCTCCcgatgaggatgacgatgaggaccCATCTCCTACGGGCAGACAAGTCCCGCGAAACATCCTCCCAGCTGAAATAACCAACGACTCGTTCTAA
- the PGA3 gene encoding cytochrome-b5 reductase (similar to Saccharomyces cerevisiae PGA3 (YML125C) and YML087C; ancestral locus Anc_8.862) gives MSDSVEEDPRENILNEPLHGIVIPSALFIVGVIILTVMSGDYRVLFGLLILFAVVLVRWTSAYSRRRSLFTDRWTALELVDQTLISKNAAIYRFKLKTHLESLDIPAGHHVAVRIPIGGKDEIRFYNPINPKIDQGHLDIIVKSYQDGKVSKYFAGLQPGATVDFKGPIGIMNYAPNSSKEFGMVVAGSGITPALQILNEIVTVPEDLTKVSLIYANDTENDILLKDELDEMAEKYPYFQIHYVVRNPSEQWTGDTGVVTKEQLEKYLPVATDENRLMICGPEVMKDMVLRHAVALGWKHNVTNANSSNGDDQVFVF, from the coding sequence ATGTCAGACTCAGTGGAGGAAGACCCCAGAGAAAACATCTTGAATGAGCCTCTACATGGTATTGTCATTCCAAGTGCCCTCTTTATAGTAGGTGTCATTATTTTGACCGTGATGTCTGGCGATTACAGGGTATTGTTTGGATTGCTGATCCTGTTTGCTGTTGTGTTGGTCAGATGGACCAGTGCATATTCTCGCAGAAGATCGCTCTTCACGGACCGTTGGACGGCTTTGGAATTGGTCGATCAAACACTGATTTCCAAGAACGCGGCCATCTACCGTTTCAAGCTGAAAACCCATTTAGAGTCCCTGGATATCCCTGCTGGTCACCACGTTGCCGTCAGAATTCCAATTGGTGGCAAAGACGAGATAAGATTTTACAACCCAATCAATCCAAAGATTGACCAAGGCCATTTGGATATTATTGTGAAATCGTACCAAGACGGGAAAGTATCGAAATATTTTGCTGGTTTGCAACCCGGTGCCACTGTGGACTTTAAGGGCCCAATTGGTATTATGAATTACGCTCCAAACTCCTCAAAAGAATTCGGAATGGTCGTTGCTGGCTCCGGTATTACTCCAGCGTTACAGATTTTGAATGAAATTGTTACCGTTCCAGAGGACTTGACCAAAGTGTCGCTAATATATGCGAACGATACGGAAAACGATatcttgttgaaggatgaACTTGACGAAATGGCCGAAAAATATCCCTACTTTCAAATCCACTATGTGGTGCGTAACCCATCCGAGCAGTGGACTGGAGATACTGGCGTTGTCACCAAGGAGCAGTTGGAGAAATATCTCCCTGTTGCAACTGATGAGAATAGACTAATGATATGTGGTCCAGAAGTCATGAAAGACATGGTTTTACGCCATGCCGTTGCTCTTGGCTGGAAACACAATGTCACGAATGCTAACTCATCCAACGGTGACGATCAAGTTTTCGTATTCTAA
- the GTR1 gene encoding Rag GTPase GTR1 (similar to Saccharomyces cerevisiae GTR1 (YML121W); ancestral locus Anc_8.855) — protein sequence MSATQNNNRKKLLLMGRSGSGKSSMRSIIFSNYSAFDTRRLGATIDVEHSHLRFLGNMTLNLWDCGGQDVFMENYFTKQKDHIFQMVQVLIHVFDVESTEVMKDIEIFMRSLKLLKKYSPQAKIFVLLHKMDLVQLDKREELFKIMMDKLQETSAEYGFPDLVGFPTSIWDESLYRAWSQIVCSLIPNMSIHQSNLVKFKNIVDAYEIILFEKTTFLVICSTETPGEGTQIEPATVSTTPTPSGTNTNVTANRGKPSRDPKRFEKISNIMKNYKQSCTKLKSGFKTLVLNDSIYVSDLTDNMVCFIVLRDSEQPQQLVLDNISKVRGAFQ from the coding sequence ATGTCTGCCACACAGAACAACAATaggaagaaactgctgctgatgGGCCGGTCTGGGTCCGGGAAGTCCTCGATGCGGTCCATAATCTTCTCGAACTACAGTGCGTTTGATACGAGGCGGCTTGGGGCGACCATCGACGTCGAGCACTCGCATCTGCGCTTTTTGGGGAACATGACGCTCAATCTGTGGGACTGTGGTGGGCAAGATGTGTTCATGGAGAACTACTTCACGAAGCAGAAGGACCATATCTTCCAAATGGTGCAGGTGCTCATCCACGTGTTCGACGTCGAGTCCACAGAGGTGATGAAGGATATCGAGATCTTCATGCGCTCGCTGAAACTGCTCAAGAAGTACTCCCCTCAGGCGAAGATATTCGTGCTCCTTCACAAGATGGACCTTGTACAGTTGGACAAGAGGGaggaactgttcaagattaTGATGGACAAGTTACAGGAGACGTCCGCGGAGTACGGGTTCCCAGACCTCGTTGGGTTCCCGACGTCTATATGGGATGAGAGCTTGTACAGGGCTTGGTCCCAAATAGTGTGCTCGCTTATCCCCAATATGTCCATTCATCAGAGCAACTTGGTcaagttcaaaaatataGTGGACGCCTACGAGATTATCCTGTTCGAAAAGACGACGTTTTTGGTGATTTGCTCTACGGAAACACCTGGTGAGGGGACACAGATTGAACCCGCCACTGTATCGACTACTCCAACACCCTCAGGGACAAATACAAACGTCACTGCAAACAGGGGGAAACCAAGCAGGGACCCGAAGAGGTTTGAAAAGATCTCGAATATAATGAAGAACTACAAGCAGAGTTGCACGAAGTTGAAAAGCGGGTTTAAAACGTTGGTGCTGAACGACTCGATATACGTCAGCGATTTGACGGACAACATGGTATGCTTTATCGTGCTTAGGGACAGCGAGCAACCGCAGCAGCTGGTGCTGGATAACATTAGCAAAGTAAGGGGTGCCTTCCAATGA
- the NDI1 gene encoding NADH-ubiquinone reductase (H(+)-translocating) NDI1 (similar to Saccharomyces cerevisiae NDI1 (YML120C); ancestral locus Anc_8.854), producing MLNGASTVARAARTARCTTTFILLGKGSPQFIRLASTVAKPASEPPKKVIAGASASASANAGQKSVSGKPLQNSKVTAVDAHGTGPSSFKTVITIGTQHQDNKPNVVILGAGWGAISFLKHIDTKKYNVSIISPRNYFLFTPLLPSTPVGTVDEKSIIEPVVNFALKKKGSVSYYEAEAKQINPERNTVSIENVSWAAQLSKDDLPNVNLGIQKGDPLEIKYDYLISAVGAEPNTFGVPGVEEYGHFLKEIPDSLAIRKVFAKNMERANFLPEGDPERKRLLSIVVVGGGPTGVETAGELQDYVTQELQKFLPSLAKEVQIHLVEALPIVLNMFEKKLSSYAQEVLEKTSIKLHLRTAVSKVEEKHLTAKTKHADGTVTEQQIPYGTLIWATGNKMRAIAKDLTTKIPEQKNSTRALTVNPFLLVKGSNNIFAVGDNAFIGLPPTAQVAHQEAEYLCKVFDKMARIPDFHQTLKNRTDKVDLLFEENKFKPFKYIHYGALAYLGAEKAIANITYGKRNLYTGGGIFTFYVWRLVYLSMLLSARTRFKVIIDWMKITFFKRDFFKGL from the coding sequence ATGCTTAACGGTGCCTCTACTGTGGCGCGTGCTGCACGCACCGCACGCTGTACCACTACGTTTATTTTACTTGGGAAAGGTTCCCCCCAGTTTATAAGGCTCGCCTCAACAGTTGCGAAACCTGCAAGTGAACCCCCCAAGAAGGTTATTGCGGGGGCAAGCGCAAGTGCAAGTGCAAACGCAGGACAGAAGAGTGTCTCTGGTAAACCCTTGCAAAATTCGAAAGTGACTGCCGTGGATGCACATGGGACAGGCCcctcatctttcaagacgGTGATCACCATAGGGACACAGCACCAGGATAATAAACCCAACGTCGTTATTTTGGGGGCCGGATGGGGGGCCATCTCGTTTTTGAAACATATAGacaccaaaaaatataacGTCTCGATCATCTCCCCCAGAAATTACTTCCTATTCACTCCGTTGCTACCGTCCACACCAGTGGGGACCGTCGATGAGAAATCAATCATTGAACCAGTGGTCAATTTTgccttgaagaaaaagggCAGCGTCAGTTACTACGAGGCTGAGGCAAAACAGATTAACCCAGAACGTAACACTGTGTCCATCGAAAACGTCTCCTGGGCGGCCCAGTTGTCCAAGGACGATTTACCCAACGTGAATCTCGGGATCCAGAAGGGCGACCCCTTGGAGATAAAGTACGATTACTTGATATCTGCAGTGGGTGCAGAACCAAACACTTTTGGAGTCCCAGGGGTCGAGGAATACGGCCATTTTCTTAAGGAGATCCCAGACTCCCTTGCGATTAGGAAAGTGTTCGCCAAAAACATGGAAAGAGCGAACTTCTTACCCGAGGGTGACCCAGAGAGGAAAAGACTGCTCTccatcgtcgtcgtgggTGGTGGTCCCACTGGTGTAGAGACGGCAGGTGAATTGCAAGATTATGTCACGCAGGAACTACAGAAGTTTCTACCGTCGTTGGCAAAGGAGGTCCAGATCCATTTAGTAGAGGCTTTACCCATCGTTCTAAACAtgtttgagaagaaattgTCCTCGTACGCTCAGGAAGTGCTAGAGAAAACATCTATCAAATTGCACCTTAGAACCGCAGTGTCCAAAGTAGAGGAGAAACACCTTACAGCAAAGACGAAACACGCAGATGGAACAGTCACCGAGCAACAGATCCCATACGGTACTCTGATCTGGGCCACGGGGAATAAAATGAGAGCCATCGCAAAAGATTTGACTACAAAGATACCAGAACAGAAGAACTCGACGAGGGCATTGACCGTCAATCCATTCTTGCTAGTGAAGGGATCAAATAACATCTTTGCCGTCGGGGACAACGCGTTCATTGGGTTGCCACCAACGGCACAAGTCGCCCACCAAGAGGCAGAGTACTTGTGCAAAGTGTTTGACAAGATGGCACGCATACCGGACTTCCACCAGACTTTAAAGAACCGAACGGATAAAGTGGACCTGTTATTCGAGGAGAACAAATTCAAACCTTTCAAGTACATACATTACGGTGCGTTGGCGTACCTTGGTGCCGAGAAGGCTATTGCGAATATCACATACGGCAAGCGCAACCTGTACACTGGGGGTGGTATCTTCACTTTCTACGTATGGAGACTCGTCTACTTGTCCATGCTGTTATCtgcaagaacaagattcAAAGTCATCATTGACTGGATGAAaatcactttcttcaagagagatttcttcaagggaTTGTGA
- the PHO84 gene encoding phosphate transporter PHO84 (similar to Saccharomyces cerevisiae PHO84 (YML123C); ancestral locus Anc_8.858), protein MVTEEKLTQDEIAQQNMTVGGNNAFHNYLNDFAHIEDPLERRRLALEKIDQTHFGWLQVRTILIAGVGFLTDSYDIFAINLGVSMMAYVFWYGNMPSSTQTLLKVSTSVGTVIGQVGFGTLADVVGRKKIYGTELIVMIVCTIFQCTTGGAPGVSFVAVLTFYRIIMGIGIGGDYPLSSIITAEFSTTKWRGAIMAAVFANQAFGQIAAGIVALIVIAAYKSELIAAETGAMCGPVCQKACDQMWRILVGFGAIPGLIALYYRLTIPESPRYALDVDAELDSVHVQRVHATDGKNVDSIVTDRTSVGGGTAFTNTETEDYQPPKASFKDFCHHFGQWKYGKILLGTAGCWFALDVAFYGLSLNTAVILQTIGYAGSKNVYHKLYNSAVGNLILICAGSLPGYWASVFTIDIIGRKPIQLFGFFILTVLFCVIGFAYHRITDHGLLGLYIVCQFFQNFGPNVTTFIIPGEVFPTRYRSTAHGISAACGKIGAIIAQTALGTLINHHCARDGKKENCWLPHVMEIFALFMLLGLCLTFLIPETKRMTLEEISEKYHDEVDPSKYARANHNQTTTVSTSDSMREETV, encoded by the coding sequence ATGGTTACTGAGGAAAAGCTAACTCAAGATGAGATTGCTCAGCAGAATATGACAGTTGGTGGGAACAACGCCTTCCACAACTACTTGAACGATTTTGCCCACATCGAGGACCCCTTAGAGAGAAGACGTTTGGCGTTGGAAAAGATCGATCAGACACATTTCGGTTGGTTACAAGTCCGCACCATCCTTATCGCCGGTGTTGGGTTTTTAACAGATTCGTACGATATCTTTGCCATCAACTTGGGTGTCTCCATGATGGCCTACGTGTTCTGGTACGGGAACATGCCTTCCTCCACACAAACTTTGCTAAAGGTGTCCACATCCGTCGGCACAGTCATCGGTCAGGTCGGTTTCGGGACTCTAGCGGATGTGGTCGGCAGGAAAAAAATCTACGGGACTGAACTGATCGTCATGATCGTCTGTACCATCTTCCAATGCACCACCGGTGGCGCTCCAGGTGTCAGCTTTGTCGCTGTCTTGACCTTCTACAGAATCATAATGGGGATCGGTATCGGTGGGGACTACCCGCTATCTTCCATCATCACAGCTGAATTTTCCACAACGAAATGGAGAGGCGCTATCATGGCCGCCGTGTTCGCCAACCAAGCGTTCGGCCAGATCGCTGCAGGTATTGTCGCTTTGATCGTCATTGCTGCCTACAAGAGCGAACTGATTGCCGCTGAAACGGGTGCCATGTGTGGACCAGTGTGTCAGAAGGCTTGTGACCAAATGTGGAGAATCCTCGTCGGTTTCGGTGCCATCCCAGGTCTGATCGCACTTTACTACAGATTGACCATCCCTGAATCCCCCAGATACGCTCTAGATGTCGACGCTGAACTAGACAGCGTCCACGTCCAACGGGTCCACGCGACAGATGGCAAAAACGTCGATTCTATCGTCACGGACAGAACCTCCGTCGGTGGCGGCACCGCGTTTACCAACACGGAAACGGAAGACTACCAGCCACCAAAGgcctccttcaaagatttctGCCACCATTTCGGTCAATGGAAGTACGGGAAGATCTTACTCGGTACCGCTGGTTGTTGGTTCGCGCTGGACGTGGCCTTCTACGGGTTGTCTCTAAACACTGCTGTCATCCTGCAAACAATCGGCTACGCTGGCTCCAAAAACGTGTACCACAAATTGTACAACTCTGCTGTCGGTAACCTGATTTTGATCTGCGCAGGATCCCTACCAGGTTACTGGGCTTCTGTCTTCACAATCGACATCATCGGCAGAAAACCAATCCAACTGTTTGGGTTTTTCATCTTGACCGTTCTGTTCTGTGTCATTGGGTTTGCATACCACAGGATCACGGACCATGGGTTGCTCGGCTTATACATTGTCTGCCAGTTTTTCCAGAATTTCGGTCCAAACGTTACCACTTTCATCATCCCAGGTGAGGTCTTCCCAACCAGATACAGATCCACCGCACACGGTATCTCAGCCGCGTGTGGTAAAATCGGTGCCATCATTGCCCAGACCGCCCTTGGTACGCTGATCAACCACCACTGTGCCCGTGACGGCAAGAAGGAGAACTGTTGGTTGCCCCACGTGATGGAAATCTTTGCCCTGTTTATGCTGCTCGGTTTGTGCCTCACTTTCCTGATCCCAGAGACGAAGAGAATGACTTTGGAAGAGATCAGCGAGAAATACCACGACGAGGTCGACCCTTCAAAGTATGCCCGCGCCAACCACAACCAGACCACCACCGTCTCCACCAGCGATTCAATGAGGGAGGAAACCGTCTAA
- the TUB3 gene encoding alpha-tubulin TUB3 (similar to Saccharomyces cerevisiae TUB3 (YML124C) and TUB1 (YML085C); ancestral locus Anc_8.859): MREVISVNVGQAGCQIGNACWELYSLEHGIRPDGYLQDGLDRPKGGEEGFSTFFYETGSGKYVPRAIYVDLEPNVIDEVRNGAYKDFFHPEQLISGKEDAANNYARGHYTVGSQILDEVSDRIRRMADQCDGLQGFLFTHSLGGGTGSGFGSLLLEELSENYGKKSKLEFAVYPAPQVSTSVVEPYNTVLSTHSTLENSDCTFMLDNEAIYDMCTKRLGIARPSFAHLNNLIAQVVSSVTASLRFDGSLNVDLNEFQTNLVPYPRIHFPLVSYAPFVSKNRANHESNTVSEITNACFEPGNQMVKCNPANGKYMASCLLYRGDIVTKDVQSAVSQVKNKKVVQMVDWCPTGFKIGICYEPPTATPDSQLADVQRAVCMLANTTSIADAWKRIDEKFDLMYAKRAFVHWYVGEGMEEGEFTEAREDLAALERDYIEVGRDSFVDDEEF; encoded by the coding sequence ATGAGAGAAGTTATCAGTGTCAATGTCGGACAGGCCGGTTGCCAGATCGGGAACGCGTGTTGGGAGTTGTACTCTTTGGAGCACGGGATCAGGCCGGACGGTTACTTGCAAGACGGGTTGGATAGGCCCAAGGGCGGGGAGGAAGGATTCTCCACGTTTTTCTACGAGACTGGGAGCGGGAAGTACGTGCCCCGTGCCATCTACGTCGACTTGGAGCCCAACGTGATCGATGAGGTGCGGAACGGTGCTTACAAGGATTTCTTCCACCCAGAACAATTGATCAGTGGCAAAGAGGACGCGGCCAACAACTACGCGAGGGGTCACTACACAGTTGGGTCGCAGATCCTTGACGAGGTCTCTGACAGGATCAGGAGGATGGCTGACCAGTGTGACGGTTTACAAGGGTTTCTGTTTACGCACTCGCTAGGTGGGGGGACCGGTTCCGGCTTTGGATCCTTGCTGCTCGAGGAGCTCTCTGAAAACTACGGTAAGAAGTCCAAGCTCGAGTTTGCTGTCTACCCAGCACCACAGGTGTCTACGTCCGTCGTGGAGCCTTACAACACCGTCCTATCAACACACTCCACTCTAGAAAACTCTGACTGTACTTTCATGCTGGATAATGAAGCCATTTACGACATGTGCACCAAGAGGCTCGGAATTGCGAGACCCAGCTTTGCTCACCTGAATAACCTAATTGCCCAAGTCGTGTCCTCCGTGACCGCATCGCTGAGATTCGACGGTTCGTTGAACGTCGATTTGAACGAGTTCCAAACCAACCTGGTCCCATACCCAAGAATCCACTTCCCATTGGTCTCTTATGCTCCATTCGTCTCCAAGAACAGGGCAAACCACGAGTCTAACACGGTCTCCGAGATCACAAACGCGTGCTTCGAGCCAGGTAACCAAATGGTGAAATGTAACCCAGCTAACGGTAAATACATGGCCTCCTGTCTACTGTACAGGGGTGACATCGTCACAAAGGATGTACAAAGCGCCGTTTCCCAAGTGAAGAATAAAAAAGTCGTCCAAATGGTGGACTGGTGTCCTACAGGTTTCAAGATCGGTATCTGCTACGAACCTCCCACTGCTACACCAGACTCGCAGTTGGCAGACGTCCAAAGGGCGGTTTGCATGCTGGCAAACACGACATCCATTGCTGATGCCTGGAAGAGAATCGATGAGAAATTCGATCTTATGTACGCCAAGAGAGCGTTCGTCCACTGGTACGTTGGTGAAGGTATGGAGGAAGGTGAATTTACCGAGGCAAGAGAGGACTTGGCGGCGTTGGAAAGAGACTATATCGAGGTCGGGAGAGACTCCTtcgtcgacgacgaggagttCTGA